A part of Acidobacteriota bacterium genomic DNA contains:
- a CDS encoding SBBP repeat-containing protein, giving the protein MKFQREHASLRLFLALTLVSSLGFSVPATQFASTHHEQAKPLFLSQSLKASHPKASTDFGQLPLYFEPNRGQTDKNVKFLSRQPQSTLFLTDTEAVLVFSKSRKPKIKPFATENYLAPSASEPMEADVVRMQIVGANPNSVITGLNETPAKVNYYVGSNPTKWQVGVPTYSRVAYKGIYPGIDMIYYDQQGQLEFDFVVAPGTDPNVIRLNWTGAQKVEVDRAGNLLLDINGRTIVQHAPLIYQQSETGRVEVVGRYSVETGKTADSHQIGFVVGNYDTRNPLVIDPVLTYSTYLGGSAEDKGYSIAVDSQGQAHVFGRTYSTNFPTQNALSGTLSGSLDAFVTKLNAAGNGLIFSTYLGGSAGEATGEGGITLDNSGNVIVASNTSSSNFPTTLSYTIQGAGINDLFISKLNASGAMVDSAVLGGVGEDYAHAVAADTQGNIFVTGNTTSNLESGGSLQSPHAYLLKFISSGGNSQVKMIGNATSAYQEYGYGVAVTSGGVIFVVGTTDDPNFPLLNPYQNVYQGVSDGFVAAYTLVTPPPNPRPKPPVLTRQYSTYLGGSGPNGEGAFAVTVDSTGAAYVTGTTTSVDFPTVNPFLTSGSSFLTKITGYGTSGVAYSTYLDLNSGKGVALDSNGAAFVCGGISVVGVRKINPTGSGFDYSFTVGDGEGKAIAVDSNGDAYVTGNTNSTSFPTVNAFQGSYQGGTSDAFVSKISPNTPSATVSQFYPVASYTGKTLTITGTNFAPGTQVYFGGTRMIAATTTYVNSTTLQVVVPASSSGIGNVNGYLTIQVPGLSTITTLGIPANAPNPGNPSATFPEFVLWGDTTLNGVVGTNDLTLVNAYIQGQVSFNANQLLAGDVDPLNGNSSRGDGAVNSSDAAFLQLVLQGSASF; this is encoded by the coding sequence ATGAAATTTCAGAGAGAACACGCCTCTCTTCGACTCTTTTTGGCCCTCACGCTGGTCTCCAGCCTGGGTTTTTCAGTACCAGCAACCCAGTTTGCATCAACTCATCACGAACAAGCTAAACCCCTTTTCTTATCTCAATCACTCAAAGCCTCACACCCTAAAGCAAGCACAGACTTTGGGCAACTCCCATTGTACTTTGAACCGAATCGTGGTCAGACCGACAAAAACGTAAAATTTTTATCCAGACAGCCTCAGTCAACATTATTTTTGACCGATACCGAGGCCGTGCTGGTCTTCTCGAAATCCAGGAAACCCAAAATAAAACCTTTTGCCACAGAGAATTATCTGGCTCCATCAGCTTCAGAACCGATGGAAGCAGATGTGGTACGGATGCAAATTGTGGGAGCAAACCCAAATTCAGTGATTACGGGACTCAACGAGACACCAGCCAAAGTCAATTATTATGTTGGCAGCAACCCGACGAAATGGCAGGTAGGTGTTCCGACCTACAGCCGGGTAGCATACAAAGGGATCTATCCAGGAATTGATATGATCTATTACGACCAGCAGGGGCAGCTTGAGTTTGATTTTGTGGTTGCTCCTGGGACAGATCCAAATGTAATTCGTCTGAATTGGACTGGTGCCCAAAAGGTTGAAGTTGACAGGGCAGGTAATTTGCTGCTGGACATCAATGGAAGAACCATCGTGCAACACGCTCCCTTGATTTATCAGCAATCGGAAACGGGTCGAGTCGAAGTGGTTGGCCGCTATAGTGTGGAAACTGGGAAAACAGCGGACAGTCATCAAATTGGATTTGTGGTGGGGAACTATGACACCCGGAACCCATTGGTGATTGACCCGGTTTTAACGTATTCAACTTATCTTGGCGGAAGTGCTGAAGACAAAGGATATAGCATTGCGGTTGACAGTCAGGGGCAGGCCCACGTTTTCGGACGGACCTACTCAACCAATTTTCCAACCCAAAATGCCCTTTCTGGCACGCTGAGCGGGTCGCTTGATGCGTTTGTAACGAAGTTGAATGCAGCAGGGAATGGTTTGATTTTCTCAACGTATTTGGGCGGTTCGGCTGGTGAAGCAACGGGCGAAGGAGGAATTACGCTCGATAATTCGGGAAATGTGATTGTGGCTTCAAATACCAGTTCCTCAAATTTCCCAACAACGTTGTCTTACACAATTCAAGGCGCCGGGATCAATGACCTGTTTATCTCAAAGTTGAATGCCTCGGGGGCCATGGTTGATTCAGCCGTATTGGGCGGAGTTGGTGAAGATTATGCCCATGCCGTTGCTGCGGATACCCAGGGAAATATTTTTGTTACCGGAAATACAACCTCAAATCTGGAATCCGGAGGGAGCTTGCAGTCTCCGCATGCCTATCTATTGAAATTTATCAGCAGCGGTGGCAACAGCCAGGTAAAAATGATCGGGAACGCAACCTCCGCTTATCAGGAATATGGGTACGGTGTGGCTGTAACTTCTGGTGGTGTGATTTTTGTGGTTGGTACGACCGATGATCCAAATTTCCCACTGCTCAACCCCTACCAAAATGTTTACCAGGGTGTCTCAGATGGGTTTGTGGCAGCTTATACCCTGGTGACACCGCCGCCAAACCCAAGGCCAAAGCCTCCGGTTCTCACCCGACAATACTCAACTTATCTGGGTGGCAGCGGTCCGAATGGTGAAGGTGCGTTTGCGGTAACCGTTGATAGCACCGGCGCGGCATACGTGACGGGAACAACAACGTCCGTGGATTTCCCAACTGTAAACCCTTTTCTTACAAGTGGTAGCAGCTTCCTGACAAAAATTACCGGGTATGGGACGAGCGGTGTGGCCTATTCAACCTATCTCGATCTCAACTCGGGCAAAGGCGTGGCGCTTGACAGCAATGGTGCTGCCTTTGTGTGTGGTGGGATTTCAGTTGTCGGTGTGCGAAAAATCAATCCGACCGGGAGTGGTTTTGATTACTCATTCACGGTCGGGGACGGAGAAGGCAAAGCGATTGCCGTTGACAGCAATGGTGATGCCTATGTAACTGGAAATACAAATTCAACGTCTTTCCCAACTGTGAATGCCTTTCAGGGTTCATACCAGGGAGGAACAAGTGACGCTTTTGTCTCAAAGATTTCCCCAAATACTCCATCAGCAACCGTGAGCCAGTTTTATCCAGTTGCATCCTACACAGGGAAGACTTTGACCATCACTGGAACAAATTTTGCGCCGGGAACACAGGTGTATTTCGGTGGAACCCGGATGATTGCGGCAACGACAACCTATGTGAATTCAACCACGCTCCAGGTCGTGGTTCCAGCTTCAAGCTCTGGAATCGGTAATGTGAACGGATACCTGACAATCCAGGTGCCAGGGTTGTCAACGATTACTACGCTTGGGATACCGGCAAATGCTCCAAACCCAGGGAATCCATCCGCTACGTTCCCAGAATTTGTATTGTGGGGAGACACGACCTTGAATGGGGTGGTTGGGACAAACGATCTCACTCTGGTGAATGCTTACATACAGGGTCAGGTCAGCTTTAATGCCAATCAATTGTTGGCCGGAGACGTTGATCCGCTCAATGGGAATAGCAGTCGTGGTGACGGGGCGGTCAATTCTTCAGATGCTGCCTTCCTCCAGCTTGTATTGCAAGGAAGCGCATCCTTCTAA
- a CDS encoding DUF808 domain-containing protein: MAGTSLLALIDDIASVLDDISVMTKVAAQKTAGVLGDDLALNAQQVTGVHADRELAVVWAVAVGSLKNKAILVPAALAISAFAPWGITPLLMIGGGYLCFEGFEKLAHKFLHSHAEDEAHHTEHITALADPAVDMVAMEKEKIAGAVRTDFILSAEIIAITLGTVEKVTFGTQVAVLVGIALIMTVGVYGLVGGIVKLDDAGLYLNNQSGTIQRRLGQWILLGAPYLMKGLSIAGTAAMFLVGGGILVHGIPGSHDLIHIVEHHAHSIPAVGGTLAKITPTLLDAVIGIIAGALILAGVSVIGKLVKGK; the protein is encoded by the coding sequence ATGGCCGGAACTAGCCTGTTAGCCCTGATTGATGACATTGCTTCGGTACTTGACGATATTTCGGTGATGACCAAAGTCGCGGCCCAAAAAACCGCCGGTGTGTTAGGTGATGACCTGGCACTCAATGCCCAGCAGGTTACCGGAGTCCATGCCGACCGCGAACTGGCCGTGGTGTGGGCCGTGGCCGTTGGTTCGCTCAAAAATAAGGCGATTTTGGTGCCGGCGGCGCTGGCCATCAGCGCCTTTGCTCCGTGGGGCATCACGCCGCTTCTGATGATTGGTGGCGGATACCTCTGTTTTGAAGGATTTGAAAAACTGGCGCATAAGTTTCTCCACAGTCATGCTGAGGACGAAGCGCACCACACCGAACACATCACGGCCCTGGCTGACCCCGCCGTAGATATGGTGGCGATGGAAAAAGAAAAAATCGCCGGCGCCGTTCGGACAGACTTTATTTTGTCGGCTGAAATCATTGCCATTACATTGGGAACAGTCGAAAAAGTTACTTTTGGCACCCAGGTCGCGGTTCTGGTCGGAATTGCACTGATCATGACAGTTGGCGTTTACGGACTGGTCGGAGGCATTGTAAAACTTGACGACGCGGGACTCTATTTGAACAACCAATCCGGGACAATTCAGCGTCGCCTTGGGCAATGGATTTTGCTTGGCGCTCCGTACCTGATGAAAGGACTCTCGATTGCCGGCACCGCCGCGATGTTTCTGGTTGGCGGAGGCATTCTGGTCCACGGTATTCCCGGTTCACACGACCTGATTCATATCGTGGAGCATCACGCCCACAGCATTCCAGCAGTTGGAGGGACTTTGGCCAAAATCACCCCCACGCTGCTGGATGCGGTCATTGGCATCATCGCCGGGGCATTGATCCTGGCTGGGGTGAGCGTCATCGGGAAGCTGGTAAAGGGCAAGTAG
- a CDS encoding nuclear transport factor 2 family protein, with amino-acid sequence MHTLKITRRPMLFLTAFFLFFAPLFVQAAPVQEEAKEIQAHYSELDKAIKDKKIEAMASVITEDFKFQSKDGRSFTNKQTLQLTEQMFSALQTVHESVSKVEKVEEGDDATTLVATVKQTLKGTITGPDGKPHELVVVTVSKDHWVDTEDGWKMKASTTIEETSTLDGKPMQ; translated from the coding sequence ATGCACACACTGAAAATTACACGCCGACCAATGTTGTTCCTCACCGCGTTCTTTCTGTTCTTTGCGCCGCTTTTTGTCCAGGCAGCACCAGTTCAAGAAGAAGCGAAAGAAATCCAAGCGCATTATTCTGAACTCGATAAGGCCATTAAAGATAAAAAAATTGAGGCCATGGCCTCAGTTATAACCGAAGATTTCAAGTTTCAATCCAAAGATGGAAGATCTTTCACCAATAAGCAAACCCTGCAATTGACGGAACAAATGTTTTCCGCCCTGCAAACCGTCCACGAGTCAGTGAGCAAAGTTGAAAAAGTTGAAGAAGGTGACGATGCCACAACACTCGTTGCAACCGTGAAACAAACGCTCAAAGGAACCATTACTGGCCCCGATGGAAAACCACACGAACTGGTCGTGGTCACAGTTTCGAAAGATCACTGGGTTGATACCGAAGATGGATGGAAGATGAAGGCCAGTACCACCATTGAAGAAACTTCCACACTTGATGGAAAACCAATGCAATAA